Proteins found in one Salmo salar chromosome ssa26, Ssal_v3.1, whole genome shotgun sequence genomic segment:
- the LOC106587352 gene encoding AP-1 complex subunit gamma-1 isoform X2, whose translation MPAPIRLRELIRTIRTARTQAEEREMIQKECAAIRSSFREEDNTYRCRNVAKLLYMHMLGYPAHFGQLECLKLIASQKFTDKRIGYLGAMLLLDERQDVHLLMTNCIKNDLNHSTQYVQGLALCTLGCMGSSEMCRDLAGEVEKLLKTSNSYLRKKAALCAVHVIRKVPELMEMFLPATKNLLSEKNHGVLHTSVVLLTEMCERSPDMLLHFRKLVPQLVRILKNLIMSGYSPEHDVSGISDPFLQVRILRLLRILGRSDDDSSEAMNDILAQVATNTETSKNVGNAILYETVLTIMDIKSESGLRVLAINILGRFLLNNDKNIRYVALTSLLKTVQTDHNAVQRHRSTIVDCLKDLDVSIKRRAMELSFALVNGNNIRGMMKELLYFLDSCDPEFKADCASGVFLAAEKYAPSKRWHIDTIMRVLTTAGSYVRDDSVPNLIQLITNSVEMHAYTVQRLYKALLDDISQQPLVQVSSWCIGEYGDLLVSGQCEEEEPIQVTEDEVLDVLEGLLVSNLSTPVTRGYSLTAIMKLSTRFSSVNRIKKVVSIYGSSIDVELQQRAVEYNALFKKYDHMRPALLERMPIMEKTASNGPTEIVQTNGETEPSVPDTKHPPLVTQPANQANDLLDLLGGNDVVPVIQTTLPTKPASAGGELLDLLGDLSLSGGPAPAPSVPISQPPFLLDGLSSQPLFNDISAAIPPMTAYSKNGLKIEFTFERANPNIAVITIHATNTTEADMTEFVFQAAVPKTFQLQLLSPSSNIVPALNQGSVTQVIRVLNPQKQQLRMRVKLTYTHKGSPVQDLAEVNNFPPQSWQ comes from the exons ATGCCAGCGCCGATCAGACTGCGGGAGCTGATCCGGACCATCCGGACGGCTCGGACCCAGGCAGAGGAGCGTGAGATGATCCAGAAAGAGTGTGCTGCTATACGCTCGTCCTTCAGAGAGGAAGACAACACTTACCGCTGTAGAAATGTGGCTAAGCTACTCTACATGCACATGCTGGGCTACCCAGCGCACTTTGGGCAG CTGGAGTGCCTGAAGTTGATTGCATCCCAGAAGTTCACTGACAAACGGATTGGGTACTTGGGAGCCATGCTACTGTTGGACGAGAGGCAGGACGTCCATCTATTAATGACAAACTGCATCAAGAA TGATCTGAATCACAGCACACAGTATGTCCAGGGCCTGGCCTTGTGCACCCTGGGCTGCATGGGCTCCTCAGAGATGTGTCGAGACCTGGCTGGAGAGGTGGAGAAGCTGCTCAAAACATCCAACTCCTACCTGAGGAAAAAG GCGGCGTTGTGTGCAGTCCACGTCATCAGGAAGGTCCCAGAGCTGATGGAGATGTTCCTCCCAGCCACAAAAAACCTGCTGAGCGAGAAGAACCACG GTGTTCTCCACACTTCTGTTGTCCTCCTCACTGAAATGTGTGAAAGAAGTCCCGACATGCTCTTACACTTCAGAAAG TTGGTTCCACAGCTGGTGAGAATCCTGAAGAACCTGATCATGTCTGGTTACTCTCCTGAGCATGACGTGTCTGGCATCAGTGACCCCTTCCTGCAG GTGCGGATATTGAGACTATTGCGAATTCTGGGCAGGAGTGATGATGACTCAAGTGAAGCAATGAATGACATTCTTGCACAG GTGGCAACCAACACTGAGACCAGTAAAAATGTAGGCAATGCAATCCTCTACGAGACAGTACTGACCATAATGGACATCAaatcagaaagtggattgagggtGTTGGCCATCAACATACTGGGACGCTTCCTTCTCAACAATGACAAAAATATTAG ATATGTGGCACTGACGTCCCTACTGAAGACTGTACAGACGGACCACAATGCAGTGCAGAGGCATCGGAGCACCATTGTGGACTGTCTAAAAGACCTGGATGTGTCCATCAAGAG GCGTGCGATGGAGCTGAGCTTCGCCCTGGTGAATGGGAACAACATCCGAGGCATGATGAAGGAGCTGCTCTACTTCCTGGACTCCTGTGACCCAGAATTCAAAGCGGACTGTGCGTCCGGGGTCTTCCTGGCTGCAGAGAA GTATGCGCCTTCAAAAAGATGGCACATTGACACCATCATGAGAGTCCTGACAACG GCGGGGAGCTATGTCCGAGACGACTCTGTCCCCAACCTCATCCAGCTCATCACCAACAGTGTGGAGATGCATGCCTACACGGTGCAGAGACTCTACAAAGCTCTGCTGGATGACATCTCACAG CAACCACTGGTCCAGGTGTCATCCTGGTGTATAGGGGAGTATGGAGACCTGCTGGTATCTGGACAGTGTGAGGAGGAGGAGCCCATCCAG GTGACAGAGGATGAAGTCCTGGATGTTTTGGAAGGTCTTCTTGTGTCCAACTTGTCCACCCCTGTAACCCGTGGTTACTCCCTCACTGCCATCATGAAGCTGTCTACTCGCTTCAGCAGTGTCAA CCGAATCAAGAAGGTGGTGTCAATATACGGCAGTAGCATCGACGTGGAGCTGCAACAGAGAGCTGTGGAGTACAATGCACTTTTCAAGAAATATGATCACATGAG GCCTGCCTTACTGGAGCGAATGCCCATCATGGAGAAAACGGCCTCCAATGGCCCTACAGAGATCGTGCAGACCAATGGGGAGACAGAGCCCTCGGTGCCTGACACAAAACACCCGCCCCTAGTcacccagccagccaaccag GCTAATGACTTGTTAGACCTGCTGGGAGGTAATGATGTGGTGCCTGTGATCCAAACCACCCTGCCCACCAAGCCTGCCTCGGCTGGAGGAGAGCTGCTCGACCTACTGGGGGACCTCTCACTGTCTG GTGGTCCAGCTCCTGCCCCCTCTGTGCCCATCTCCCAGCCCCCCTTCCTCCTGGACGGCCTCTCCTCACAGCCCCTGTTTAATGATATTTCAGCAG CTATTCCCCCCATGACAGCATATAGCAAGAATGGCCTGAAAATAGAGTTCACCTTTGAGAGGGCCAACCCGAACATAGCAGTCATCACTATCCACGCCACCAACACCACCGAGGCTGACATGACAGAGTTTGTTTTCCAGGCTGCAGTACCAAAG ACATTCCAGCTGCAGCTCTTGTCCCCTAGCAGTAATATTGTCCCAGCACTCAACCAGGGAAGTGTCACACAGGTCATCAGAGTTCTCAACCCACAGAAG CAACAACTCCGCATGAGGGTCAAGCTGACGTACACCCACAAAGGCTCACCTGTCCAAGACCTGGCCGAGGTCAACAACTTCCCTCCTCAGTCCTGGCAATGA
- the LOC106587352 gene encoding AP-1 complex subunit gamma-1 isoform X1 has translation MPAPIRLRELIRTIRTARTQAEEREMIQKECAAIRSSFREEDNTYRCRNVAKLLYMHMLGYPAHFGQLECLKLIASQKFTDKRIGYLGAMLLLDERQDVHLLMTNCIKNDLNHSTQYVQGLALCTLGCMGSSEMCRDLAGEVEKLLKTSNSYLRKKAALCAVHVIRKVPELMEMFLPATKNLLSEKNHGVLHTSVVLLTEMCERSPDMLLHFRKNEKLVPQLVRILKNLIMSGYSPEHDVSGISDPFLQVRILRLLRILGRSDDDSSEAMNDILAQVATNTETSKNVGNAILYETVLTIMDIKSESGLRVLAINILGRFLLNNDKNIRYVALTSLLKTVQTDHNAVQRHRSTIVDCLKDLDVSIKRRAMELSFALVNGNNIRGMMKELLYFLDSCDPEFKADCASGVFLAAEKYAPSKRWHIDTIMRVLTTAGSYVRDDSVPNLIQLITNSVEMHAYTVQRLYKALLDDISQQPLVQVSSWCIGEYGDLLVSGQCEEEEPIQVTEDEVLDVLEGLLVSNLSTPVTRGYSLTAIMKLSTRFSSVNRIKKVVSIYGSSIDVELQQRAVEYNALFKKYDHMRPALLERMPIMEKTASNGPTEIVQTNGETEPSVPDTKHPPLVTQPANQANDLLDLLGGNDVVPVIQTTLPTKPASAGGELLDLLGDLSLSGGPAPAPSVPISQPPFLLDGLSSQPLFNDISAAIPPMTAYSKNGLKIEFTFERANPNIAVITIHATNTTEADMTEFVFQAAVPKTFQLQLLSPSSNIVPALNQGSVTQVIRVLNPQKQQLRMRVKLTYTHKGSPVQDLAEVNNFPPQSWQ, from the exons ATGCCAGCGCCGATCAGACTGCGGGAGCTGATCCGGACCATCCGGACGGCTCGGACCCAGGCAGAGGAGCGTGAGATGATCCAGAAAGAGTGTGCTGCTATACGCTCGTCCTTCAGAGAGGAAGACAACACTTACCGCTGTAGAAATGTGGCTAAGCTACTCTACATGCACATGCTGGGCTACCCAGCGCACTTTGGGCAG CTGGAGTGCCTGAAGTTGATTGCATCCCAGAAGTTCACTGACAAACGGATTGGGTACTTGGGAGCCATGCTACTGTTGGACGAGAGGCAGGACGTCCATCTATTAATGACAAACTGCATCAAGAA TGATCTGAATCACAGCACACAGTATGTCCAGGGCCTGGCCTTGTGCACCCTGGGCTGCATGGGCTCCTCAGAGATGTGTCGAGACCTGGCTGGAGAGGTGGAGAAGCTGCTCAAAACATCCAACTCCTACCTGAGGAAAAAG GCGGCGTTGTGTGCAGTCCACGTCATCAGGAAGGTCCCAGAGCTGATGGAGATGTTCCTCCCAGCCACAAAAAACCTGCTGAGCGAGAAGAACCACG GTGTTCTCCACACTTCTGTTGTCCTCCTCACTGAAATGTGTGAAAGAAGTCCCGACATGCTCTTACACTTCAGAAAG AATGAGAAG TTGGTTCCACAGCTGGTGAGAATCCTGAAGAACCTGATCATGTCTGGTTACTCTCCTGAGCATGACGTGTCTGGCATCAGTGACCCCTTCCTGCAG GTGCGGATATTGAGACTATTGCGAATTCTGGGCAGGAGTGATGATGACTCAAGTGAAGCAATGAATGACATTCTTGCACAG GTGGCAACCAACACTGAGACCAGTAAAAATGTAGGCAATGCAATCCTCTACGAGACAGTACTGACCATAATGGACATCAaatcagaaagtggattgagggtGTTGGCCATCAACATACTGGGACGCTTCCTTCTCAACAATGACAAAAATATTAG ATATGTGGCACTGACGTCCCTACTGAAGACTGTACAGACGGACCACAATGCAGTGCAGAGGCATCGGAGCACCATTGTGGACTGTCTAAAAGACCTGGATGTGTCCATCAAGAG GCGTGCGATGGAGCTGAGCTTCGCCCTGGTGAATGGGAACAACATCCGAGGCATGATGAAGGAGCTGCTCTACTTCCTGGACTCCTGTGACCCAGAATTCAAAGCGGACTGTGCGTCCGGGGTCTTCCTGGCTGCAGAGAA GTATGCGCCTTCAAAAAGATGGCACATTGACACCATCATGAGAGTCCTGACAACG GCGGGGAGCTATGTCCGAGACGACTCTGTCCCCAACCTCATCCAGCTCATCACCAACAGTGTGGAGATGCATGCCTACACGGTGCAGAGACTCTACAAAGCTCTGCTGGATGACATCTCACAG CAACCACTGGTCCAGGTGTCATCCTGGTGTATAGGGGAGTATGGAGACCTGCTGGTATCTGGACAGTGTGAGGAGGAGGAGCCCATCCAG GTGACAGAGGATGAAGTCCTGGATGTTTTGGAAGGTCTTCTTGTGTCCAACTTGTCCACCCCTGTAACCCGTGGTTACTCCCTCACTGCCATCATGAAGCTGTCTACTCGCTTCAGCAGTGTCAA CCGAATCAAGAAGGTGGTGTCAATATACGGCAGTAGCATCGACGTGGAGCTGCAACAGAGAGCTGTGGAGTACAATGCACTTTTCAAGAAATATGATCACATGAG GCCTGCCTTACTGGAGCGAATGCCCATCATGGAGAAAACGGCCTCCAATGGCCCTACAGAGATCGTGCAGACCAATGGGGAGACAGAGCCCTCGGTGCCTGACACAAAACACCCGCCCCTAGTcacccagccagccaaccag GCTAATGACTTGTTAGACCTGCTGGGAGGTAATGATGTGGTGCCTGTGATCCAAACCACCCTGCCCACCAAGCCTGCCTCGGCTGGAGGAGAGCTGCTCGACCTACTGGGGGACCTCTCACTGTCTG GTGGTCCAGCTCCTGCCCCCTCTGTGCCCATCTCCCAGCCCCCCTTCCTCCTGGACGGCCTCTCCTCACAGCCCCTGTTTAATGATATTTCAGCAG CTATTCCCCCCATGACAGCATATAGCAAGAATGGCCTGAAAATAGAGTTCACCTTTGAGAGGGCCAACCCGAACATAGCAGTCATCACTATCCACGCCACCAACACCACCGAGGCTGACATGACAGAGTTTGTTTTCCAGGCTGCAGTACCAAAG ACATTCCAGCTGCAGCTCTTGTCCCCTAGCAGTAATATTGTCCCAGCACTCAACCAGGGAAGTGTCACACAGGTCATCAGAGTTCTCAACCCACAGAAG CAACAACTCCGCATGAGGGTCAAGCTGACGTACACCCACAAAGGCTCACCTGTCCAAGACCTGGCCGAGGTCAACAACTTCCCTCCTCAGTCCTGGCAATGA